In the Sarcophilus harrisii chromosome 1, mSarHar1.11, whole genome shotgun sequence genome, one interval contains:
- the LOC100919664 gene encoding 5-beta-cholestane-3-alpha,7-alpha-diol 12-alpha-hydroxylase-like: protein MAFWASVLIVLVTTVLVVLYRLGALRQRRVNEPPLDKGLIPWLGHAMDFCKDASSFLKRMQERHGDIFTVQMAGRYITFVTDPFSFDAILKESRSRLDSSNLISGLVFKVFEFQGQECHGNIMHNSTPKYLMGTGLVGLTQAMMDNLQILMLEPDAGRRSGPQEWKQKGLFQYCCNTVFRAGYLALFGHLPTNGKADHAQDLLQSQKVFEEFRNLDTLFPQAFYSVLLPKEKEEMRRLRHFFWDILSPQHILERDDVSAWIRSAQEQQVEEGVSEKAQSQFNLLMLWVSQGSTGIVSFWALLFLLKNPEALKAVREEAEGVLRKMGQEMRPGEAPISVEYSMLQQTPVLDSVMEETLRLVTTPFLTRTVKEDLILKMDGGKEYALRQGDEVSIFPYLFLHRNPEIYPDPTAFKYDRFLNPDGSRKVVFYKQGRKLKPHMLPWGAGITICPGRFFALNEMKMFVFLMVTQYDIELVDQDVKIPSIDLKRFGIGATQPIQDVQFRYRIRF from the coding sequence ATGGCGTTCTGGGCTTCTGTGCTCATAGTCCTGGTGACCACTGTCCTGGTGGTGCTGTACAGGTTGGGAGCCCTCCGCCAGAGGAGAGTCAATGAGCCCCCTCTGGACAAAGGCCTCATCCCCTGGCTGGGCCATGCCATGGACTTTTGTAAGGATGCCTCCAGTTTCCTGAAGAGGATGCAAGAACGTCATGGGGACATCTTCACTGTCCAGATGGCTGGTAGATACATCACCTTTGTCACAGATCCCTTCTCTTTTGATGCCATCCTGAAGGAGAGCAGAAGCAGGCTGGACTCTTCCAATTTGATATCTGGTTTGGTGTTCAAAGTCTTTGAATTCCAAGGACAGGAATGTCATGGAAATATCATGCACAATTCTACCCCAAAGTACTTGATGGGTACTGGTTTAGTTGGTTTGACCCAGGCCATGATGGACAACCTGCAGATCCTGATGCTAGAACCTGATGCTGGTAGGAGATCAGGACCTCAAGAGTGGAAGCAGAAAGGGCTATTTCAGTACTGCTGCAACACTGTTTTTAGAGCTGGTTACCTGGCCTTGTTTGGGCACTTACCTACTAATGGCAAAGCAGACCATGCTCAGGACCTGCTCCAATCCCAGAAAGTCTTTGAGGAATTCAGGAACCTTGATACTCTCTTTCCCCAGGCATTTTATTCTGTGCTCCTAcccaaggagaaagaagaaatgaggagaCTCAGACATTTCTTCTGGGATATTCTCTCTCCCCAGCACATCTTGGAGAGGGATGATGTGAGTGCATGGATCCGTTCTGCTCAGGAGCAGCAGGTGGAAGAGGGAGTATCTGAGAAAGCACAGAGCCAGTTTAACCTATTAATGCTTTGGGTTTCCCAGGGCAGCACAGGTATTGTATCCTTCTGGgccctcctctttctcctaaaGAATCCTGAAGCTCTGAAAGCTGTGAGGGAGGAGGCAGAAGGAGTCCTCAGGAAAATGGGGCAGGAGATGAGACCAGGTGAGGCTCCCATCAGTGTTGAGTATAGCATGTTACAGCAGACCCCAGTGCTGGACAGTGTCATGGAGGAGACATTACGCCTGGTAACCACTCCTTTCCTCACCAGGACTGTGAAGGAGGACTTGATCCTGAAAATGGATGGTGGCAAGGAGTATGCCCTCCGCCAGGGCGATGAAGTGTCCATCTTCCCCTATCTTTTCCTCCATAGGAACCCAGAAATCTACCCAGACCCCACTGCATTCAAATATGATCGTTTCTTGAACCCTGATGGCAGCAGAAAGGTAGTTTTCTACAAGCAAGGGAGAAAGCTCAAGCCACACATGTTGCCATGGGGTGCTGGTATCACTATCTGTCCTGGGAGATTCTTTGCCCTCAATGAGATGAAAATGTTTGTGTTCCTGATGGTCACACAATATGACATAGAGTTAGTTGATCAGGATGTGAAGATCCCTTCAATAGATCTAAAGCGGTTTGGAATTGGTGCCACCCAGCCAATACAGGATGTTCAGTTCCGATATCGAATACGCTTCTAG